The Toxoplasma gondii ME49 chromosome III, whole genome shotgun sequence genome includes a window with the following:
- a CDS encoding phospholipase/carboxylesterase (encoded by transcript TGME49_254690~Predicted trans-membrane domain (TMHMM2.0):24-47), with translation MESGEIGSGEAANPAASIFLAIAGFAARATWVGGLILLCMVVLLWYFQEKLLFYPGVPQGFETPDKNPKGLRSPAERGLPFEELWLRTVDGVKLHCWLIKQKLPQVAAHAPTLIFFHGNAGNVGFRLPNVELLYKHVGVNVLIVSYRGYGFSEGSPTEAGVYRDGEAALDMLVERQNELHIDANKIFLFGRSLGGAVAIDLAVQRPHQVRGVIVENTFTSLLDMVWVVFPLLRPFQRTVRILQRLYMDNGEKIQRLRLPILFISGQKDELVPTRHMKKLFELCPSPLKEKEDVPLGGHNDTWEWAIGGKSYYDRIAAFIQHALQFEDQQSRQQIDESGLTRRRPSSSPSDTLTIPSISKSGAQVLEEEERSVHDLPLSMTPADAAAMCSSGASESVLPKDTVEEGEDQAPKYVESCSPTSLDLPTAARAAREVVAAAASAASSAAAKAASVAFSADAGASHRSRVGAEQGDEGRSEPSTASGLRQRVVDATCERRSE, from the exons ATGGAGAGTGGCGAGATTGGTTCTGGGGAAGCGGCGAATCCTGCCGCGTCCATATTCCTAGCTATCGCTGGGTTTGCCGCCCGGGCGACTTGGGTAGGAGGACTCATACTCCTTTGTATGGTAGTACTTCTCTGGTACTTTCAAGAAAAGTTGCTCTTCTATCCGGGGGTGCCGCAGGGGTTTGAAACACCGGATAAGAATCCCAAGGGACTCCGCAGCCCTGCTGAGCGGGGTTTACCCTTCGAGGAGCTATGGCTGAGAACGGTCGATGGCGTGAAGCTCCATTGTTGGCTTATCAAACAGAAGCTACCGCAAGTTGCAGCTCATGCACCCACTTTGATCTTTTTCCACGGGAATGCCGGAA ATGTCGGGTTTCGGCTGCCAAATGTCGAGCTTCTGTATAAGCATGTCGGCGTTAATGTTCTCATCGTCTCGTATCGTGG ATATGGATTTAGTGAGGGATCTCCGACAGAAGCTGGAGTCTACCGAGATGGTGAAGCAGCCCTGGATATGCTAGTCGAGAGGCAAAATGAGCTACATATCGATGCAAACAAGATCTTCCTTTTTGGACGAAGTCTTGGTGGCGCCGTTGCGATTGACCTAGCGGTGCAGAGACCTCACCAG GTTCGAGGCGTCATTGTGGAGAATACCTTCACTTCACTACTGGATATGGTCTGGGTCGTTTTTCCACTCCTTCGGCCGTTCCAGCGCACTGTGAGAATCTTGCAG aGACTGTACATGGACAACGGGGAGAAAATTCAGAGGCTCCGTCTGCCAATCTTGTTCATCAGTGGGCAGAAAGATGAGCTCGTGCCAACACGTCACATGAAAAAACTTTTCGAA CTGTGCCCTTCTCCACtcaaggagaaagaagacgtgCCCCTCGGAGGTCACAATGACACTTGGGAATGGGCCATTGGAGGCAAAAGCTACTACGACCGCATCGCAGCCTTCATTCAGCATGCGCTGCAGTTCGAGGACCAGCAGTCCCGGCAGCAGATTGACGAATCAGGTCTCACGCGTCGCCGCCCTTCCTCATCACCTTCGGACACCCTGACGATTCCCTCGATCTCAAAATCTGGTGCGCAAGTGctggaagaggaggaaaggagtGTGCACGATCTTCCGCTCTCTATGACACCCGCGGACGCTGCAGCCATGTGTTCGAGTGGTGCCTCCGAATCCGTGCTTCCAAAAGACACGGTTGAGGAAGGGGAGGACCAGGCTCCAAAATATGTTGAGTCGTGCTCACCGACTTCTCTCGACTTGCCCACAGCAGCAAGAGCTGCGCGTGAGGTtgtcgccgctgctgcttctgcggcCTCCTCTGCAGCCGCGAAAGCAGCatctgtcgctttttctgcagacGCAGGCGCGAGTCATCGCTCGAGAGTCGGAGCAGAACAGggcgatgaaggacgcagtgAACCATCTACTGCCAGTGGCCTTCGCCAGAGGGTAGTGGATGCGACTTGCGAAAGAAGGTCTGAATGA
- a CDS encoding hypothetical protein (encoded by transcript TGME49_254700) has translation MGSTVRVRHAAAAAPDSVLTRSTDDGDGDATTSPFPSTIELPNMHMRTCQEAGDARDLSRSPADDSQTAEERIGEWPNARRRRVESRGTSNWTAVYGTSSSADSVPLCDQMSSGASRSPVVVLSGQPAALAERSPAKNRDPPDVVIVTSDEDVVEEAYCLVSDDEVVITGTSQGGTRAPRSESVAGADRVNSRPLNGQHYRTWREQFSSSLPVQSGAAGEAPTFYPLHIPGRRSDVRSLTEAPSEPVVAGAADGLPRRSTGSRPSDQADARAFLRRTPGRRQQGHAYHHGVEACQAPGLFQQLKEADRCLARARVTVQRLRQAENELFRERRELEQRHNQAVWRPQQHGAMLLKQALTFEGCGEDFGPKKGDDVFTEWVVGTSSVFRPQEPRH, from the exons ATGGGATCGACGGTCCGAGTGAGgcatgcagcagcggcagcacCGGACAGTGTGTTAACACGTTCCAcggacgacggagacggcGATGCAACCACTTCTCCGTTCCCTTCAACCATAGAGCTACCAAACATGCATATGCGTACTTGCCAAGAGGCCGGCGATGCCAGGGACCTATCGCGCAGCCCGGCAGACGACAGTCAAACAGCAGAGGAACGCATCGGGGAATGGCCGAATgcgaggcggagacgagTGGAGTCTAGGGGAACGAGCAACTGGACGGCAGTTTATGGAACAAGCAGCAGCGCCGATTCTGTACCACTGTGCGATCAGATGTCCTCGGGAGCGAGCAGGAGCCCCGTTGTTGTTCTTAGTGGGCAACCTGCGGCGTTGGCAGAACGAAGCCCCGCCAAAAATAGGGATCCGCCAGATGTCGTTATTGTCACAAGCGACGAAGATGTAGTTGAGGAAGCGTATTGTTTGGTCTCTGACGACGAAGTCGTGATCACCGGAACGAGTCAAGGTGGGACAAGAGCACCTAGGTCTGAGAGTGTCGCGGGTGCAGATAGAGTAAATAGCCGGCCCCTGAACGGTCAACACTACAGAACATGGCGGGAGCAATTTTCCTCGAGCCTGCCCGTTCAGTCTGGCGCGGCTGGAGAAGCTCCCACCTTCTACCCTCTGCATATCCCGGGCCGGCGATCAGATGTTCGTTCCTTGACGGAAGCCCCCAGTGAGCCCGTGGTGGCCGGCGCCGCTGACGGCTTGCCCAGGAGATCCACTGGATCTCGGCCCAGCGACCAGGCGGATGCACGGGCGTTCCTTCGGAGAACACCTGGTCGCCGGCAGCAAGGACATGCCTACCATCACGGGGTAGAAGCGTGTCAGGCTCCTGGGCTGTTTCAACAGCTCAAAGAAGCGGACCGGTGTCTCGCGCGAGCCCGAGTAACCGTCCAACGTCTCCGACAGGCGGAGAACGAACTtttcagagagaggagagaactcgAGCAGCGACACAATCAAGCGGTGTGGCG GCCGCAGCAGCACGGCGCAATGCTGCTGAAGCAGGCGTTAACGTTCGAAGGTTGCGGCGAAGACTTTGGGCCGAAGAAGGGCGACGACGTCTTCACGGAGTGGGTCGTCGGGACGTCGTCAGTTTTCCGACCTCAGGAGCCTCGGCACTGA
- a CDS encoding hypothetical protein (encoded by transcript TGME49_254680~Signal peptide predicted by SignalP 2.0 HMM (probability 0.904) with cleavage site probability 0.498 at residue 31~Predicted trans-membrane domain (TMHMM2.0):14-32), whose protein sequence is MPSNDSRAFTMGKSRILVAVVAICFAHFSLGVTSMVDRMYVPDPAIAPRGFLDKYDFKLRQFAKLFANSSTGRLLKEVVEDLAAYPAKKFGVDIDSAASMRQPVYYPPPQAPVVKGNLVAVSGAALQR, encoded by the exons ATGCCATCGAACGATAGCCGAGCATTTACAATGGGAAAGTCTAGGATACTAGTGGCGGTGGTTGCAATATGCTTTGCACACTTCAGCCTCGGTGTCACTTCGATGGTCGACCGGATGTACGTTCCTGATCCGGCAATCGCCCCTAGGGGCTTCCTTGACAAATACGACTTTAAGCTGCGGCAGTTCGCGAAGCTTTTTG CTAACAGTTCGACTGGAAGATTATTGAAGGAAGTTGTTGAGGACCTGGCTGCATACCCAGCGAAGAAATTCGGCGTTGACATAGATTCGGCGGCGTCAATGCGACAGCCAGTTTACTACCCCCCGCCGCAGGCTCCAGTTGTCAAAGGTAACCTGGTTGCTGTGTCAGGAGCTGCGCTACAGAGATAG